Within the Pseudomonas oryzae genome, the region CGCCGCTGCGCCAGCTGGACATCCCCAAGCTCGCCGCACCGCACGACCGACCAGGCTGCCTGGAGCCAGTGCGCAACGCGGCGTATCTGACGCAGGGCCGGGAGCTGCTGGCACGCTATCGGCAGGCCGCGCGCCTCGCCGATCTGCGCCGCCTGATTGCCAGCGAGCCGGCGGAACCGTGGCCGAACTTTGCCGCCCTGGTGACCGGCAACCGCCTGCTGGCGCTGGAAGCCTGCCGGCTGCTGCTCGACGGTCAGCCCGGGCAGGCCAGAGCCCTGCTCGAGGAAGACCTCGGCCACTGGCGCCGGCATCTGGCCGCCGCCGACAGCCTGATCCAGAAGATGGTTGTCGCCCACCTGGTCGCCAGCGACATCGGCACCCTCGCGGCGCTGTACCAGCAGGGCCTGATCGAGCAGCCTGCGCCACAGCCAGCCCTGACGGCCGCCGAGCGCTCGCTGCAGAGCGCCATGCAGAGCGAGTTCGCCATGCAGGCCAATGGCTTGGCGGCGATGCGCGACGACCCCGCGCTCATCACGGAGAAAGGCCGCCTCGCCCTGCAGCTGCTGTACAAGCCGAACATGAGCAGCAACGCCATCCTGCCCCGCTACCTGCACATTGCCGCCGCCTCGCAGCTGACGGCGAGCGAGTTTTCCGGCTGGCTACGCGAGCAGCCACAACCCCCGCTCCACCAGGACTGGCGCAATCCCATCGGCAATATACTGGCCGCCGTCGCCGTACCGGACATGAGCCAGTACCTGGCGCGGCTGCATGACCTGGATACACGCATCCAGCTCTTCAACCGCCTCAACAGCCTGGCTCCCGGCTTCACCGTCGCTCAGGCGCTGAGCGCCACCGCCGCAGGCAATCCCTACGGCGCGGGGCCGGCCCGGCTGCTCGAGGCCAGCCCGCCGCAACTCTGCTACGACGGACCGCTGGCCGACCCCAAGCACAGACGCTGCCTGCCACTGCTCGGCCGCGCCGTACCGGCCACAAGCGGCTCCGCTTCGCGCTAGCGCCTTGCCCCAGAAATGACAAAGCCCGCGACCGATCACCGGTGCGGGCTGTTGCCGTACTCGCCGACCGACTTCAGCGCACCGCGCCGGCCGCCTCCGGCTGGTAGTCGACGCCGAGCAGGGTCAGCTGCAGAGCCTTGCCGCCGGGCACCGCCCAGTCGATGGTCTGCCCCACCGACAGGCCGAGCAGCGCGCAACCGACCGGCGCCAGCACCGACACGGTGCCCTCGCCGCCCGCCTCGTGCGGGTAGACCAGGGTCAGGCGGTATTCCTTGCCGCTGGCTTCCTCGCGGCAGCGTGCGGTGGAGTTCATGGTCACCACGCCCGGCGGCACCTCGTCCAGGCCGACCACCTCGGCGCGACCCAGTTCGCGCTCCAGGGCCTCGGCGGCGGGACCGAACTCGTCCAGGCTGTCCAGCAGCTTCTCCAGACGCTGCAGGTCGAGACGGGTGATGGTGATGGGGGGCGACAGGCTCATGATGTCGGCAGGGCTCCTTGTGGGGATCGGAAAAAGCAAAACCCCGCCCGAACAGGCTGTGCGAAAACGTCGCGAACGTCGGCGAAGCAAAGCCGAAAGGACGGCCCCGAAGGGCTGCCGCTTTCAACGGCGCATCGCCCGACGCGGTGTCTTGACACAACCGGCGCAGGCGGGGTTTCGAGCGACCATATCACAGCAAGGCGAATAGGCAAGCCGACCGGGTCAATCGCCGGAGACTGTAGGAGCGAGCTTGCGCGCGATCTGGGCAGCACAAGAAGATCGCCAGTCAGCTGGGTGGCTCAACTCGCGCAGCGATTGCCCGCCAATCCGGCAGACGCGCGGCCAGCGGTAGAAAACCGCTGCGCGGGTTTTCAACCCTGCATCGCCGGACCGGCGGGCTGTCGGCCGCGGCTCGGGAGGCGCGAACGCTCAGAGCGCCGAGAAGTCGACCGCCTCGCCGCCCTGTTCGCGCACCAGGCGCGCCAGCATATCGACCAGCGCCTCGCCATTGGCGTCGCACACCCAGGTCGCGGCCGCCTCGTCGTAGTCGAAATGGAAACCGCCGGAGCGCGCCGCCAGCCACAGCTGACGCAGCGGCTCCTGGCGGCTGAAGATCAGCTGGCTGCCATTGTCGAAGCGCACGGTGAGCACACCGCCGCTGTTTTCCAGGTCCACATCCAGGTCGCTGGCGTCGAAGGCATCCTCGACCGCCCGCTGCAGGGCATCCACCAGGCTGTGGAAGCGGGCCTCGCTAAGACTCATGAACTTTGTCTCCACTCGAAGGAAAGGCTCCCGGCTCGCCTGCCGCGAGCCGGCACGCAGGCCGCGCCCGCCGTGCGTCCCGGCGCATAGGCAAGCCCTCGGGGGGTCGGTATACTCCGGCGCATTCGCTGCTTTTACAAGGATTTCCGCCATGAAGCGCCTGCTGCTTCCGCTCCTCGCGCTGTTCGTGCTCAGCGCCGGCCTCACCGGCTGCGGCCAGAAGGGCCCGCTGTACCTGCCCGGCGACGACAAGGCCAACAGCAAAGACCGTTTCGAATTCTAAGATTCTGCGCACCCGCCGCCGCCGCGGGTGCCCCGGCTCCCCGAGGAGGCCTCATGCAACCCTTCCAGTACCGCGACGGCCAGCTGTTCGCGGAGGGCGTGGCGCTGTCCGCCATCGCCGAGCGCTTCGGCACCCCCACCTACGTCTATTCGCGCGCCCACATCGAGGCGCAGTACCGTGCCTACGCCGACGCCCTGGCCGGCATGCCGCACCTGGTGTGCTTCGCGGTCAAGGCCAACTCCAACCTCGGCGTGCTCAACCTGCTCGCCCGCCTCGGCGCCGGCTTCGACATCGTCTCGCGCGGTGAGCTGGAGCGCGTGCTGGCCGCCGGCGGCGAGCCTGGCAAGATCGTCTTCTCCGGCGTCGGCAAGAGCCGCGACGACATGCGCCGGGCGCTGGAAGTCGGCGTGCACTGCTTCAACGTCGAGTCCGACGTCGAGCTGGAGCGCCTGCAGCAGGTGGCCGCCGAGCTGGGCGTCAAGGCGCCGGTGTCGCTGCGCGTCAACCCGGACGTCGACGCACAGACCCACCCGTACATCTCCACCGGCCTCAAGGAGAACAAGTTCGGCATCAGCATCGACGTCGCCGAGCGCGTTTACGCCCGCGCCGCCGAGCTGCCGAACCTCGAGGTGGTCGGCGTCGACTGCCACATCGGCTCGCAGCTGACCCAGCTGGAACCGTTCCTCGATGCCCTCGAGCGCCTGCTGGCGCTGGTCGACCGTCTGGCCGAGCGCGGCATCCAGATCAAGCACCTGGATCTGGGCGGCGGCCTCGGCGTGCGCTACCGCGACGAGGAGCCGCCGCTGGCCGGCGACTACATCAAGGCGGTGCGCGAGCGGCTGGCCGGTCGCGCGCTGGCCCTGGTGTTCGAGCCGGGCCGCTCGATCGTGGCCAACGCCGGCGTGCTGCTGACCCGCGTCGAGTACCTCAAGCACACCGAGCACAAGGACTTCGCGGTGATCGACGCGGCGATGAACGACCTGATCCGCCCGGCGCTGTACCAGGCGTGGATGGACATCGTCGCGGTGCAGCCGCGCGCGGGCGAGGCACGCCGCTACGACCTGGTCGGGCCGATCTGCGAGACCGGCGACTTCCTCGGCAAGGACCGCGAGCTGGTGCTGGCCGAGGGCGACCTGCTGGCGGTGCGCTCGGCGGGCGCCTACGGCTTCGTCATGAGCTCCAACTACAACACCCGCGGCCGCGCCGCCGAGGTGCTGGTGGATGGCGAGCAGCTGCACCTGGTGCGCCGCCGCGAGAGCATCGAAGAGCTGTACGCCGGCGAAAGCCTGCTGCCCAACTGACCCGGAGGCCGGCATGCTGCTGCGTTTCACCAAGATGCACGGGCTGGGCAACGACTTCATGGTCCTCGACCTGGTCACCCAGCACGCCCACGTGCAGCCCAAGCATGTGCGCCAGTGGGGCGACCGCCACACCGGCGTCGGCTTCGACCAGCTGCTGATCGTCGAGCCGCCGAGCCGCCCGGATGTGGACTTCCGCTACCGCATCTTCAACGCCGACGGCTCCGAGGTGGAGCAGTGCGGCAACGGCGCGCGCTGCTTCGCCCGCTTCGTCCTCGACAAGCGCCTGACCGCGAAGAAGCGCATCCGCGTCGAGACCAAGAACAGCATCATCGAGCTGAACGTGCGCAACGACGGGCAGATCACCGTGGACATGGGCGCGCCGCGCCTTGCCCCTGCGGAGGTGCCCTTCGTCGCCGCCGAAGCCGCCATCGCCTACGAGGTCGAAGTCGGCGGGCGGAGCGTCGAGCTGGCCGCCATCTCGATGGGCAATCCGCACGGCGTGCTGCGCGTCGCCGACGTCGACACGGCGCCGGTGCACCAGCTCGGCCCGCAGCTGGAGACCCACCCGCGCTTCCCGCAGAAGGCCAACATCGGCTTCCTGCAGGTGGTCGACGCCCATCACGCGCGCCTGCGCGTGTGGGAACGCGGCTGCGGCGAGACCCAGGCCTGCGGCACCGGCGCCTGCGCCGCCGCGGTGGCCGGCATCCGCCAGGGCTGGCTGCAGTCGCCGGTGCAGATCACCCTGCCCGGCGGCAGCCTGACCATCGAGTGGGCCGGACCCGGCGCGCCGGTGCTGATGACCGGCCCGGCGGTGCGCGTGTTCGAAGGTCAGGTGCGCCTGTGAGCGAGGAGCCGCCCGTGCCGGAGCTGGACGCCGAACAGGTCGCCGCCTGGCTGGCGGCGCACCCGCAGTTCTTCACCGGCCGTGACGAACTGCTCGCCGAGCTGCACATCCCCCACGAGGCGGGCCATGCGGTGTCGCTGGTCGAGCGCCAGCTGCGCCTGCTGCGCGAGCGCAACCACGAGCTGCGCGCGCGCCTGACCCAGCTGATGGACATCGCCCGCGACAACGATCGCCTGTTCGCCCGCACCCGCCGGCTGATCATCGCCCTGCTCGATGCCGAAGACCTCGAGGCGCTGGTGGCCGCCGCCGAGGACAGCCTGCGCCACGACTTCCAGGTGCCCTACGTCAGCCTGCTGCTGTTCAGCGACACCCCGCCGGCGGTCGGCCGCTGGGTCAGTCCGGAGCAGGCGCAGCAGGCGGTCGGCGCCCTGCTCGCCGGCAACAAGACGGTGTGCGGCGTGCTGCGCCCCAGCGAGCTGACCTTCCTGTTCCCCGCCGAAAACATCGCCAGCATCGGCTCGGCGGCGGTGGCGGTACTCGACCACCAGGGCCTGCACGGCGTGCTGGCTCTCGGCAGTCCCGATCCGCAACACTACAAGAGCTCGCTGGGCACCGTGTTCCTCGGCCACGTGGCGGAAATCATCGCCCGTCTGCTGCCGCGCCTGGTGCCGACGCTGCGCGCGGTACGCTGAGGCCACGCCGCGCAGCGCCGCCGGTCTGGTCGAACAGCCCTGCGCGCGCTTGGTGTCATCCACCCCAGCCATGAGCCATTCCAGGGAGTCCGCCATGCACGCCGAACTGGACGCCTACCTCGAGCATCTGCGCCGCGAGCGCCAGCTGTCGCCGCACAGCCTGGCCGGCTACCGCCGCGACCTCGACAAACTGCTTGCCCTGGCCAGCGCGGCCGGTCTCGAGCGCTGGGAGCAGCTCGACGGCCGGACGCTGCGGCGCCTGCTCGCCAGCCTGCACCAGCAGGGCCTGGCGCCGCGCAGCCTGGCGCGCTGGCTGTCCGCCTGCCGCGGCCTGTACCGCTACCTGATCCGCGAGGGCCACTGCCGCAGCGACCCCAGCGCCGGCCTGCACCCGCCCAAGGGGGACAAGCGCCTGCCCCGGCTGCTCGACACCGACCGCGCCCAGCAGCTGCTCGACGGCGCGACGGACGTCGATACGGCGGGCGCCGTTGCGTCGGGCGTCGGTACGTCGGGCGGCGACTTGCCGGGCGCCGCTGCCGCGGGCACCACAGCGCCGGAGGACGCCTTCCTCGCCTGCCGCGACCAGGCGATGCTCGAGCTGTTCTACTCCTCCGGCCTGCGCCTGTCCGAACTGACCGGCCTCGACCTGGCGCAGCTGGATCTGGCCGCCGGCCTGGTGCGGGTGCGCGGCAAGGGCAACAAGGTCCGCGAGCTGCCGGTCGGGCGCAAGGCGCGCGAGGCGCTGCAGGCCTGGCTGCCGCTGCGCCAGCAGGTCGCCGTCGATCCGGCGCTGTTCGTCGGCCGGCGCGGCCAGCGCCTCGGCCCGCGCGCGGTGCAGCTGCGCGTGCGCCAGGCCGGGGTGCGCCAGCTGGGCCAGCACCTGCACCCGCACATGCTGCGCCACAGCTTCGCCAGCCACCTGCTGGAGTCCTCCCAGGACCTGCGCGCGGTGCAGGAGCTGCTCGGTCACGCCGACATCGGCACCACGCAGATCTACACCCACCTCGACTTCCAGCACCTGGCGCGCATCTACGACCAGGCCCACCCGCGTGCGCACCGGCGCAGCAGTGCAGCACCGGCAAGCGACGAAGACGACAGCCAGGAATGAATTCCGGCGGTATGATGCAGAGACTGACCGAAACAGTCGGCCATCGCGGCCACTGGAGAGACCGCCCGTGACCCTGCGCCTGATCACCTTCGACCTCGACGACACCCTGTGGGACGTCGGCCCGGTACTCGACAGCGCCGAAGCCGAACTGCTGACCTGGCTGGCCGAGCACGCCCCGGTGCTCGGCGCCGAGGCGGACGAACGCCTGCAGCACAGCAAGCGCTGGGTGCTGGAGCAGGACCCGACCCTCAAGGGCCGCATCAGCGAACTGCGCCGCCGCACCCTGCGCCACGGCCTGTGCAGCGCCGGCTACGCCGAGGTCGAGGCCGCGCGCCTGGCCGAGGCCGCCTTCCAGCACTTCCTCGCCGCGCGCCAGCAGGTCAGCCTGTTCCCCGAGGTGCTGCCCACCCTGCAGCAGCTGGGCCGCCAGTTCCGCCTGGGCGTGCTGACCAACGGCAATGCCGACGTGCAGCGCATCGGCATCGCCGACTACTTCCACTTCGCCTTCAGCGCCGAAGAGCTGGGCGTGAGCAAGCCCGATCCGCGCGCCTTCCACGCCGTGCTCGAGCACGCCGACATCCCCGCCGCACAGGCCGTGCATATCGGCGACCATCCGCGCGACGATATCCAGGGCGCCCAGGCCGCCGGCATGCGCGCGGTGTGGGTCAATCCGCAGGGCAAGCCCTGGGAGGGCACAGGCCGCCCGGACGCGCAGATCGCCAGCCTGGCCGAGCTGCCCGCGCTGCTCGACGCCTGGCAGGCCGGGCACTGACGCGGAGCCCCCGGGCTTGTCCGACGCGCCGGCGACCCAGCTGAGCATGCGGGGCGCCACCGCGCCGCTGCTGCTGCCCGTCGCCACGCTGCTCCCCGGCCTGCTCGCCGGTGGCATCCAGCCGCCCGGCCTGCTGGGCGGCGCGCTGTTCGTCGCCTGGCTGCTGTATCCGCCCGGGCGGCTGCCCCGCGGGCTGTGGCTGGCCGGCAGCCTGCTGGCCAGCCTGGCCCTGGCCGCCCACCTGCTGCCCGGCTTCACGCCGCTGGCGCTCGCCGCGCCGCGCGCGCTCAGTCCGGACGCCGCGCCCTACGCACTGCGCCTGCACTGGGACAAGCTGCTGCTCGGCGCCAGCCTGCTGGCCTGGTGGTGGCGCGAGTCCGCCAGCCGCCGGCCAGCGTCGGCACGGCCGCGCGCCGCCTGGAGCTGCGCACTGGCCACCCTGCTCGGCGTGCCGGCGCTGGCCCTGGCGCTCGGCGTGGTGGCCTGGCAGCCGAAGTGGCCTGCCGAGCTGGCGCTGTGGCTGGCGGTGAACCTCGGCGTCACGGTGCTGGCCGAGGAGCTGCTGTTTCGCGGCCTGCTGCAGGGCGCACTGGTCGCCCGCCTCGGCGCGGCGCGCGGCATCGGCCTCACCGCCCTGCTGTTCGGTCTGGCCCACGCGCCCTTCAGCCCGGGCTTCGCCCTCGCCGCCGCCCTGGCCGGCCTCGGTTACGGCTGGGTCATGCAGCTGTCCGGGCGCCTGGCCGCCGCGGTGCTGCTGCACGGTGCGCTCAACCTGCTGCACTTCCTGCTGCTCAGCTATCCGCTGCGCCTGCCCTGAAAACGCCGAGGGCGATCCCGGTATTCCGGGATCGCCCTCGCGACCAGCCCCGATCGGTTCGATCAGATCGGGCGGCTGCCGTACTTGCTGTCCGGCTTCTTCGGCGGGTCGGCAACCACGTTGGATTCGATTTCCTGCACCTTGCCACCGCGAGCGAGGAACTCCTCCATCGCCCTGGCCAGCGCATCGCGCTCCTTCTGCTTGGCCTCGATCGAGGGCAGCTCTTCCGGCTCGGCTTCCTTCTTCGACTTCTTGGCTACCGGGGCAGCCACCTCGTCGTCGCCGTCACCGTCGTCGTCCGGCGCGGCACCCAGCTCTTCCTCGCCTTCCTCGGCGCCTTCCAGCTCGTCTTGTTCCAGATCTTCTTCGCTCATGATGAAACCCCATGGTGCTGCAAAAGCATTTTGTATATAGCCCAACAGCGTCGCTTGCGCGCGCCGCCGGTGCAAATTCGGCCGGACTCCACCGGGTCGCCGCCGTGGGCAACCCCCGCCCCGAGCCGGGCTGCAGAGCCGTTCGCGCGCATTCTAGCGCGCTGCCAGAAAAAACAAAGGGCACCCGCAGGTGCCCTTCGTCTGGCCGCAAAGGGGGCCGGATCAGCTCTTGCGAGTGAACTCCGGGTAGGCCTCCATGCCGCACTCGGCGATGTCGACGCCGGCGTATTCGTCCTCGGCGTCCACGCGCAGGCCCATCACCGCCTTGAGGATGGCCCACAGCAGCAGGCTGGCGCAGAACACCCAGCCGAAGATGCAGGCGATGCCGAGCAGCTGGGCGGCGAAGCTGCCGCTGTCGTTGGTCAGCGGCACGGCCAGCAGGCCCCAGGTGCCGGCCAGGCCGTGCACGGCGATGGCGCCGACCGGGTCGTCGATCTTCAGCTTGTCGAGCAGCAGCACGCCACCCACCGCCAGCACGCCACCGACGGCGCCGATCAGCACCGCCATCAGCACCGAGGGGGTCACCGGCTCGGCGGTGATCGCCACCAGACCGGCCAAGGCACCGTTGAGCGCCATGGTCAGGTCGGCCTTGCCGAACAGCAGACGGGCGGCGATCAGCGCGGCCAGCAGGCCACCGGCGGCGGCCATGTTGGTGTTCAGGAAGGCCGCCGCCACGGCGTTGGCGTTCTCGATGCTGCTGACGGCCAGCTGCGAACCGCCGTTGAAGCCGAACCAGCCGAACCACAGGATCAGCGCGCCCAGCGTGGCCAGCGGCAGGTTGCAACCGGGGATGGCGTTGACCTGGCCGTCGGGGCCGTACTTGCCGCGGCGCGCGCCGAGCAGCAGCACTCCGGCCAGGGCGGCGGCGGCACCGCACAGGTGCACCACGCCGGAACCGGCGAAGTCGAGGAAGCCGGCCTGGTTGAGGAAGCCGGAGCCCCACTTCCAGTAGCCCTGCACCGGATAGATGAAGCCGGTCATCACCACCGCGAAGGCGAGGAAGGCCCACAGCTTCATGCGCTCGGCCACCGCACCGGAGACGATCGACATGGCGGTGGCGACGAACACCACCTGGAAGAAGAAGTCGGCGCGCTTGGAGTAGCCCGGCGCATCCTCGCCGCCGGCGGCGACCACGTCGACCGCGTGCTCGGCACCGATCAGGAAGCCCAGGCTCGGCAGGATGCCGCCCTCCGGGCTGGAGTACATGATGTGGTAGCCGACCAGCATGTACATCACGCAGGCCACCGCGTACAGGGTGACGTTCTTGGTGAGGATCTCGGTGGTGTTCTTGGCCCGTACCAGGCCGGACTCGAGCATGGCGAAACCGGCCGCCATCCACATCACCAAGGCGCCGCAGATCACCAGATAGAAGGTGTCGAGGGCGTATTGCAGGGGAATCAGTTCGTTTTCCATGGCGAAACCTTTTCTCGGGGCGCACAGGCGCCTGTGACGGGCGCCCGAAGGCGCCCGCCGTGTCCATCATCAGGGGTTCAGAGGTTGTAGCCGCGCTCGTTGTGCTCGGCGAGATCCAGGCCGCTGCTCTCGGCTTCCTCGCTGACGCGCAGGCCCATGACCAGGTCCAGCACCTTGAGGATCACGAAGGTGACGATGCCGGTGTAGACCACGGTGAAGGCCACGCCCTTGAACTGGGTGAACAGCTGGGCGCCGATGTCTTCCACGCTGCCGAAGCCGCCCAGGGCCGGCGCGGCGAAGGCACCGGTGAGGATGGCGCCGACGATGCCGCCGACGCCGTGCACGCCGAAGGCGTCCAGCGAGTCGTCGTAGCCCAGCTTGCGCTTGAGGCTGGTGGCGGTGAAGAAGCAGATCACGCCGGAGGCCAGGCCGATCGCCAGGGCGCCCATCGGGCCGGCGGTGCCGGCAGCCGGGGTGATGGCCACCAGGCCGGCGACCACGCCGGAAGCGATGCCCAGAGCGCTCGGTTTGCCGTGGGTGATCCACTCGGCGAACATCCAGCCCAGCGCGGCGGCGGCGGTGGCGATCTGGGTCACCAGCATGGCCATGCCGGCGGTGCCGTTGGCGGCGATCGCCGAGCCGGCGTTGAAGCCGAACCAGCCGACCCACAGCATGGCCGCGCCCATCAGGGTGTAGCCGAGGTTGTGCGGCGCCATGTGGGTGGTCGGATAGCCCTTGCGCTTGCCGATCACCAGGCAGGCCACCAGACCGGCGATACCGGCGTTGATGTGCACCACGGTGCCGCCGGCGAAGTCGAGCACGCCCCAGTCCCACATCAGGCCGCCGTCGCCGGCCCAGACCATGTGGGCGATCGGCGCGTAGACCAGGGTGAACCACACGGCGGTGAAGATCAGCATGGCGGAGAACTTCATGCGCTCGGCGAAGGCGCCGACGATCAGCGCCGGGGTGATGATGGCGAAGGTCATCTGGAAGAAGATGAACACGCTTTCCGGGAAGGCACCGATCAGGCTGTCGGTCCCCAGGCCGGCGAGGAAGGCCTTGGACAGGCCGCCGACGAAGGAATTGAAGTTGACGACGCCCTGCTCCATGCCGGCGGTGTCGAAGGCCAGGCTGTAGCCGTAGATGACCCACAGTACGCTGATCAGGCCGGTGATGGCGAAGCACTGCATCATCACCGACAGGACGTTCTTGGAACGCACCATGCCGGCGTAGAACAGCGCCAGGCCGGGCACGGTCATGAACAGCACCAGCGCGCTGGCGGTCATCATCCAGGCGGTGTCACCGCTGTTCAGGACGACCTCGTCGGCCAGAGCCAGGCTGGGGGTAACGAGGGACAATAGGGCTCCGAGCCCTGCGAGCTTGCGCAGAGTCATGTGTTACTCCTGGGGCGGGGGGTTCGTTGGAGTAAGTTGTTTCGGCTCAGACCGCGTCGGTGCCGGTCTCGCCGGTACGGATGCGGATGGCCTGCTCGAGGTTGACCACGAAGATCTTGCCGTCGCCGATCTTGCCGGTGTTGGCGGCCTTGGTGATGGCGTCGATGACCGCATCCAGCTGGTCGTCGGCGATCGCCACGTCGATCTTCACCTTCGGCAGAAAATCGACCACGTATTCCGCACCGCGATACAGCTCGGTGTGGCCCTTCTGACGGCCGAAGCCCTTGACCTCGGTGACGGTGATGCCCTGCACGCCGATTTCCGACAGCGATTCGCGCACGTCGTCGAGCTTGAACGGCTTGATGATGGCGGTGACTAGCTTCATGAAAGTTTCTCCCGTAATGGTGGACTTGCCCCAGGAACAACGAACCCATGACAAGTCTAAGCGCAGAGTCCGGCGTTTGTAACAGGTGACAGACACTGCGCAGGCTGGATTCAACGTCGGCCGGCAACTGGTAGCGGAGCCGTCCCCCGCTCCGCCTGGCCCGCGGCGGTGACACACGAGCACCGGCTGAGCAGCCCGCTGCAGGTTTCTTGCCAACTCTTCGCATTTGCTTGTTTTTCATGGAGTTACGCCATTTCACCGGTTTTCGCCGCCATTTACGCGCCCTTTATGCACCATTAAAGAGCATTGACGGCGATCTTTCGCGCAATCGGAGTGCAACGACGGGCCGGCGTCGATCGCAAACGCACCAATTCCGGGCACGAATTCCGCCAACGCGCGCCAGGCGCGGATCGGTCGGGTTGTTTGCTAGACTGGCGCCTTCTTTTGCTGGAATACCGCCATGCTGCCGCCCAAAGCCGTACTCGACCTGTTCGCCAGTCAGGCCAGCCGCCTGTTCGGCGCCGACTCGCCGTTGCCGCATGGCGAACTGGAAGCCCAGTTCAAGGCCCTGCTGTCGAGCGCCTTCAGCAAGCTGGATCTGGTCGGCCGCGACGAGTTCGACGCGCAGATGGCGGTGCTGGCGCGTACCCGTGCCCGCCTGGAAGCGCTCGAGGCACGCGTAGCCGAACTGGAAGCCCGTCTGGAGCCGCCGCACCAATAGGGAGCCGCGTCTTCGCGGGACACCTGATCAAGGAGCGATCATGTCCCTCGCCATCGTCCACAGCCGCGCCCAGCTCGGCATCGACGCCCCGGCGGTCAGCGTCGAGGCGCACCTCGCCAACGGCCTGCCCTCGCTGACCCTGGTCGGCCTGCCGGAAACCGCCGTGCGCGAGAGCAAGGACCGCGTGCGCAGCGCGATCCAGAGCTGCGGCTTCGAGTTTCCCAGCAGGCGCATCACCCTCAACCTGGCCCCCGCCGACCTGCCCAAGGACGGCGGGCGCTTCGACCTGGCC harbors:
- the sutA gene encoding transcriptional regulator SutA → MSEEDLEQDELEGAEEGEEELGAAPDDDGDGDDEVAAPVAKKSKKEAEPEELPSIEAKQKERDALARAMEEFLARGGKVQEIESNVVADPPKKPDSKYGSRPI
- the amt gene encoding ammonium transporter — protein: MENELIPLQYALDTFYLVICGALVMWMAAGFAMLESGLVRAKNTTEILTKNVTLYAVACVMYMLVGYHIMYSSPEGGILPSLGFLIGAEHAVDVVAAGGEDAPGYSKRADFFFQVVFVATAMSIVSGAVAERMKLWAFLAFAVVMTGFIYPVQGYWKWGSGFLNQAGFLDFAGSGVVHLCGAAAALAGVLLLGARRGKYGPDGQVNAIPGCNLPLATLGALILWFGWFGFNGGSQLAVSSIENANAVAAAFLNTNMAAAGGLLAALIAARLLFGKADLTMALNGALAGLVAITAEPVTPSVLMAVLIGAVGGVLAVGGVLLLDKLKIDDPVGAIAVHGLAGTWGLLAVPLTNDSGSFAAQLLGIACIFGWVFCASLLLWAILKAVMGLRVDAEDEYAGVDIAECGMEAYPEFTRKS
- the lptM gene encoding LPS translocon maturation chaperone LptM; the encoded protein is MKRLLLPLLALFVLSAGLTGCGQKGPLYLPGDDKANSKDRFEF
- a CDS encoding DUF484 family protein encodes the protein MSEEPPVPELDAEQVAAWLAAHPQFFTGRDELLAELHIPHEAGHAVSLVERQLRLLRERNHELRARLTQLMDIARDNDRLFARTRRLIIALLDAEDLEALVAAAEDSLRHDFQVPYVSLLLFSDTPPAVGRWVSPEQAQQAVGALLAGNKTVCGVLRPSELTFLFPAENIASIGSAAVAVLDHQGLHGVLALGSPDPQHYKSSLGTVFLGHVAEIIARLLPRLVPTLRAVR
- the rnk gene encoding nucleoside diphosphate kinase regulator, translating into MSLSPPITITRLDLQRLEKLLDSLDEFGPAAEALERELGRAEVVGLDEVPPGVVTMNSTARCREEASGKEYRLTLVYPHEAGGEGTVSVLAPVGCALLGLSVGQTIDWAVPGGKALQLTLLGVDYQPEAAGAVR
- the dapF gene encoding diaminopimelate epimerase; this translates as MLLRFTKMHGLGNDFMVLDLVTQHAHVQPKHVRQWGDRHTGVGFDQLLIVEPPSRPDVDFRYRIFNADGSEVEQCGNGARCFARFVLDKRLTAKKRIRVETKNSIIELNVRNDGQITVDMGAPRLAPAEVPFVAAEAAIAYEVEVGGRSVELAAISMGNPHGVLRVADVDTAPVHQLGPQLETHPRFPQKANIGFLQVVDAHHARLRVWERGCGETQACGTGACAAAVAGIRQGWLQSPVQITLPGGSLTIEWAGPGAPVLMTGPAVRVFEGQVRL
- the cyaY gene encoding iron donor protein CyaY; its protein translation is MSLSEARFHSLVDALQRAVEDAFDASDLDVDLENSGGVLTVRFDNGSQLIFSRQEPLRQLWLAARSGGFHFDYDEAAATWVCDANGEALVDMLARLVREQGGEAVDFSAL
- a CDS encoding HAD family hydrolase; this translates as MTLRLITFDLDDTLWDVGPVLDSAEAELLTWLAEHAPVLGAEADERLQHSKRWVLEQDPTLKGRISELRRRTLRHGLCSAGYAEVEAARLAEAAFQHFLAARQQVSLFPEVLPTLQQLGRQFRLGVLTNGNADVQRIGIADYFHFAFSAEELGVSKPDPRAFHAVLEHADIPAAQAVHIGDHPRDDIQGAQAAGMRAVWVNPQGKPWEGTGRPDAQIASLAELPALLDAWQAGH
- the lysA gene encoding diaminopimelate decarboxylase; amino-acid sequence: MQPFQYRDGQLFAEGVALSAIAERFGTPTYVYSRAHIEAQYRAYADALAGMPHLVCFAVKANSNLGVLNLLARLGAGFDIVSRGELERVLAAGGEPGKIVFSGVGKSRDDMRRALEVGVHCFNVESDVELERLQQVAAELGVKAPVSLRVNPDVDAQTHPYISTGLKENKFGISIDVAERVYARAAELPNLEVVGVDCHIGSQLTQLEPFLDALERLLALVDRLAERGIQIKHLDLGGGLGVRYRDEEPPLAGDYIKAVRERLAGRALALVFEPGRSIVANAGVLLTRVEYLKHTEHKDFAVIDAAMNDLIRPALYQAWMDIVAVQPRAGEARRYDLVGPICETGDFLGKDRELVLAEGDLLAVRSAGAYGFVMSSNYNTRGRAAEVLVDGEQLHLVRRRESIEELYAGESLLPN
- a CDS encoding CPBP family intramembrane glutamic endopeptidase; translation: MRGATAPLLLPVATLLPGLLAGGIQPPGLLGGALFVAWLLYPPGRLPRGLWLAGSLLASLALAAHLLPGFTPLALAAPRALSPDAAPYALRLHWDKLLLGASLLAWWWRESASRRPASARPRAAWSCALATLLGVPALALALGVVAWQPKWPAELALWLAVNLGVTVLAEELLFRGLLQGALVARLGAARGIGLTALLFGLAHAPFSPGFALAAALAGLGYGWVMQLSGRLAAAVLLHGALNLLHFLLLSYPLRLP
- a CDS encoding tyrosine recombinase XerC; translation: MHAELDAYLEHLRRERQLSPHSLAGYRRDLDKLLALASAAGLERWEQLDGRTLRRLLASLHQQGLAPRSLARWLSACRGLYRYLIREGHCRSDPSAGLHPPKGDKRLPRLLDTDRAQQLLDGATDVDTAGAVASGVGTSGGDLPGAAAAGTTAPEDAFLACRDQAMLELFYSSGLRLSELTGLDLAQLDLAAGLVRVRGKGNKVRELPVGRKAREALQAWLPLRQQVAVDPALFVGRRGQRLGPRAVQLRVRQAGVRQLGQHLHPHMLRHSFASHLLESSQDLRAVQELLGHADIGTTQIYTHLDFQHLARIYDQAHPRAHRRSSAAPASDEDDSQE